In the Brassica napus cultivar Da-Ae chromosome A7, Da-Ae, whole genome shotgun sequence genome, one interval contains:
- the LOC106356612 gene encoding uncharacterized protein LOC106356612 — protein sequence MERPNYLLSCVHQNQCGIKTIEELRHSLLHTRVELEQTIRVAQEELNAKDNHIMQLKDLLNKTIKEKDEAQKRYKKLLLDKNIILQHQTVDEQDPHLSGLLSSDGEESVVSCFEPPMQLELDFPDMTLPEKGKLLNAVLKAGPLLQTLLLAGQLPQWRYPPPQLESFEIPPVIIPEATPLSPNSCGSNLNRKRVHCDDSSSKRETKYQRLLFP from the exons atggagagaccAAATTATCTGCTTAGTTGTGTTCACCAAAACCAGTGTGGTATAAAG ACAATAGAAGAGTTAAGACATTCACTTCTCCACACAAGAGTGGAGTTGGAGCAAACAATAAGGGTAGCCCAAGAAGAACTCAATGCCAAAGACAACCACATAATGCAGCTCAAAGATCTCCTCAACAAAACTATTAAAGAGAAAGATGAAGCACAAAAGAGATACAAGAAGCTTCTTCTTGACAAAAACATCATCCTTCAACACCAGACTGTAGATGAACAAGACCCACACCTCAGTGGGCTTCTTTCATCCGACGGTGAGGAAAGCGTTGTCTCATGTTTTGAACCACCGATGCAACTCGAGTTAGATTTTCCAGACATGACATTACCGGAGAAAGGGAAGCTTTTAAATGCGGTTTTGAAGGCAGGGCCTCTGCTTCAGACTCTGCTTTTGGCTGGACAGCTTCCACAATGGCGTTATCCACCACCGCAGCTAGAGTCATTCGAAATTCCACCAGTGATTATTCCTGAAGCAACGCCATTGTCACCAAATAGCTGTGGGAGTAATCTTAACCGGAAGAGGGTTCACTGCGATGATTCTAGTTCCAAAAGAGAGACCAAGTACCAAAGACTTCTCTTTCCTTGA
- the LOC106352571 gene encoding protein SOSEKI 3-like, with protein sequence MEGRMKKYREGVSPERAKVWTEKSPKYHQKIKKVQIVYYLSKNRQLEHPHFMEVLLSSPNGLYLRDVIERLNVLRGKGMASMYSWSSKRSYRNGFVWHDLSEDDLILPAHGNEYVLKGSEIIDQSTTDHFSSPIENSATQNMKQIVVEPPPSSRSMDDSSSSSSMKGTNKHSHSQEDDELSPPALRSVSSPDSRDAKNSSSSWCLAEYKVYKSEGLADASTQTDETVNKPVETLSRGVSTDEALSSESESSEPSCEEEGKEIEESGETSRNSVSPPPVSSRTDTLESLIRADVTKMNSFRILEQEDVRMPRLRASNVLMQLISCGSISVKDNKFGLVPTYKPKFSHSKFPSPFFSSSAFMMGGDVDRLSETPSLMSLRLEEKEYFSGSLVETKLQKKNAADGNSSLKRSSSYNGDRASKQMGAAENGDSKPGCSKHIPRSRKASSSSVMRKQQPRSESMRSPVLVKTTKSIPSPSKTSDVCCKRMTESLVKPDSFKEEESEKVIKIEERLASGARVIIESKVPPSSS encoded by the exons ATGGAGGGGAGGATGAAGAAGTACAGAGAAGGAGTGAGTCCAGAGAGAGCAAAAGTGTGGACAGAGAAATCACCAAAGTACCATCAGAAGATCAAGAAAGTCCAAATTGTTTATTACCTCTCCAAGAATCGTCAGCTCGAGCATCCtcacttcatggaagtcttgcTTTCTTCTCCCAACGGCTTATACCTCAGAG ATGTTATAGAGAGGCTTAATGTTCTTAGAGGTAAAGGCATGGCTTCTATGTATTCTTGGTCTAGTAAAAG AAGCTATAGGAATGGTTTTGTCTGGCATGATTTATCAGAAGATGACTTGATTCTACCTGCTCATGGGAATGAGTATGTTCTTAAAGGCTCTGAGATTATTGACCAATCCACCACAGATCACTTCAGCAGCCCAATTGAGAATTCAGCAACACAAAACATGAAGCAGATAGTTGTGGAGCCACCACCATCATCAAGAAGCATGGAtgattcctcttcttcttcaagtatgAAGGGGACTAATAAGCATTCTCATTCCCAAGAAGATGATGAGCTTTCTCCTCCAGCTCTCCGTTCTGTCTCCTCTCCTGATTCTAGAGACGCCAagaactcctcttcttcttggtgTTTAGCTGAGTACAAGGTGTACAAGAGCGAGGGACTCGCCGATGCTTCTACACAAACAGATGAAACTGTCAACAAACCTGTAGAGACCTTAAGTAGAGGCGTCTCGACCGATGAAGCTCTCTCATCAGAATCTGAATCAAGCGAGCCttcttgtgaagaagaagggaaGGAGATAGAGGAGAGTGGcgaaacatcgagaaactcagTCTCTCCACCTCCAGTTTCCAGCAGGACTGATACATTGGAGTCTCTTATAAGAGCTGATGTCACTAAGATGAACAGTTTTAGGATTCTTGAACAGGAAGACGTTCGAATGCCGAGGCTTAGAGCCTCCAACGTGCTGATGCAGTTGATATCTTGCGGTTCGATATCGGTCAAGGACAACAAGTTCGGTCTTGTGCCTACTTACAAACCCAAGTTTAGCCACTCCAAGTTTCCTTCGCCTTTCTTCTCCTCCTCGGCGTTTATGATGGGAGGAGATGTTGACCGTTTGTCTGAAACTCCGAGTCTGATGAGCCTGAGGCTAGAGGAGAAAGAGTATTTTAGTGGGAGCTTGGTGGAGACAAAGCTACAGAAGAAAAATGCTGCTGATGGGAACTCTTCTCTTAAGCGTTCTTCATCTTACAATGGTGACAG GGCTTCAAAGCAGATGGGTGCAGCAGAGAATGGAGACTCGAAGCCGGGTTGTTCTAAACACATTCCACGCTCGAGaaaggcttcttcttcttctgtgatGAGAAAGCAACAGCCACGTAGCGAGTCAATGAGATCTCCTGTGTTAGTAAAGACTACCAAGAGCATTCCTAGTCCCTCTAAGACGTCTGATGTTTGCTGTAAAAGAATGACCGAATCTTTGGTGAAGCCTGATTCttttaaagaagaagaatcagagaaGGTGATCAAGATTGAGGAAAG GCTTGCTTCAGGAGCGCGTGTTATAATTGAATCTAAAGTGCCTCCAAGCAGTTCATGA
- the LOC106352573 gene encoding transcription factor FER-LIKE IRON DEFICIENCY-INDUCED TRANSCRIPTION FACTOR-like isoform X1: MKGRVIALTNLNDLELHNFLVDPNFDQFINLIRGDDQTIEHPPLDFDLGGPLHNSPCFIDDNQFIPTPVDDLFDELPDIDSNVAESFRSFEGESVVRASGEDDYNDGDDSSATTTNNDGSRKKKTDRSRTLISERKRRGRMKDKLYALRSLVPNITKMDKASIVGDAVAYVQELQSQAKKLKADIAGLEASLTSTEGYQEPAPVAQKSHTFRCINPPVSKKISQMDVIQVEEKEFYVRLVCNKGEGVAASLYKSLESLTSFQVQNSNLSSPSPDTYLLTYTLDVNQLVPFYIFCGLCKFTFTKYRVCLFAENRGHVLNRA; the protein is encoded by the exons ATGAAAGGAAGAGTCATAGCTCTTACAAACCTTAACGACCTCGAACTACACAACTTCTTGGTCGATCCAAACTTCGATCAGTtcataaatctcataagaggaGATGATCAAACCATCGAACACCCACCTCTTGATTTCGACCTCGGTGGTCCTTTACACAACAGCCCATGTTTCATCGACGACAACCAGTTTATCCCAACACCTGTCGACGACCTGTTCGACGAGTTGCCTGATATAGACTCCAATGTGGCCGAATCGTTCCGTAGCTTCGAGGGTGAGAGTGTTGTAAGAGCAAGCGGCGAAGACGATTACAACGACGGCGATGATTCTTCTGCCACCACGACGAATAATGATGGAAGCCGTAAGAAGAAGACGGATCGGTCGAGAACTTTGATCTCCGAGAGAAAAAGGAGAGGTCGGATGAAGGATAAGCTCTACGCGTTGAGATCTCTTGTTCCAAACATTACTAAG ATGGATAAAGCATCCATTGTGGGAGATGCAGTGGCGTACGTTCAAGAGCTGCAGTCACAAGCCAAGAAACTCAAAGCTGATATCGCTGGCCTTGAAGCTTCTTTAACTTCCACTGAAGGGTACCAAGAACCTGCACCAGTTGCTCAGAAAAGTCACACTTTCCGTTGTATTAATCCACCGGTTTCCAAGAAAATCAGTCAG ATGGATGTTATTCAAGTAGAGGAGAAAGAGTTTTATGTGAGATTGGTGTGTAATAAAGGAGAAGGTGTTGCTGCATCACTCTACAAGTCTTTGGAGTCTCTTACAAGTTTCCAAGTGCAAAACTCCAACCTAAGCTCCCCTTCTCCTGACACATACCTCTTAACATATACATTAGATGTAAACCAACTTGTCCCTTTCTACATTTTTTGTGGTTTATGTAAGTTTACGTTTACCAAGTACCGAGTTTGCTTGTTTGCTGAAAACAGGGGACATGTTTTGAACAGAGCTTAA
- the LOC106352573 gene encoding transcription factor FER-LIKE IRON DEFICIENCY-INDUCED TRANSCRIPTION FACTOR-like isoform X2 — MKGRVIALTNLNDLELHNFLVDPNFDQFINLIRGDDQTIEHPPLDFDLGGPLHNSPCFIDDNQFIPTPVDDLFDELPDIDSNVAESFRSFEGESVVRASGEDDYNDGDDSSATTTNNDGSRKKKTDRSRTLISERKRRGRMKDKLYALRSLVPNITKMDKASIVGDAVAYVQELQSQAKKLKADIAGLEASLTSTEGYQEPAPVAQKSHTFRCINPPVSKKISQMDVIQVEEKEFYVRLVCNKGEGVAASLYKSLESLTSFQVQNSNLSSPSPDTYLLTYTLDGTCFEQSLNLPNLKLWITGSLLNQGFEFIKPFN, encoded by the exons ATGAAAGGAAGAGTCATAGCTCTTACAAACCTTAACGACCTCGAACTACACAACTTCTTGGTCGATCCAAACTTCGATCAGTtcataaatctcataagaggaGATGATCAAACCATCGAACACCCACCTCTTGATTTCGACCTCGGTGGTCCTTTACACAACAGCCCATGTTTCATCGACGACAACCAGTTTATCCCAACACCTGTCGACGACCTGTTCGACGAGTTGCCTGATATAGACTCCAATGTGGCCGAATCGTTCCGTAGCTTCGAGGGTGAGAGTGTTGTAAGAGCAAGCGGCGAAGACGATTACAACGACGGCGATGATTCTTCTGCCACCACGACGAATAATGATGGAAGCCGTAAGAAGAAGACGGATCGGTCGAGAACTTTGATCTCCGAGAGAAAAAGGAGAGGTCGGATGAAGGATAAGCTCTACGCGTTGAGATCTCTTGTTCCAAACATTACTAAG ATGGATAAAGCATCCATTGTGGGAGATGCAGTGGCGTACGTTCAAGAGCTGCAGTCACAAGCCAAGAAACTCAAAGCTGATATCGCTGGCCTTGAAGCTTCTTTAACTTCCACTGAAGGGTACCAAGAACCTGCACCAGTTGCTCAGAAAAGTCACACTTTCCGTTGTATTAATCCACCGGTTTCCAAGAAAATCAGTCAG ATGGATGTTATTCAAGTAGAGGAGAAAGAGTTTTATGTGAGATTGGTGTGTAATAAAGGAGAAGGTGTTGCTGCATCACTCTACAAGTCTTTGGAGTCTCTTACAAGTTTCCAAGTGCAAAACTCCAACCTAAGCTCCCCTTCTCCTGACACATACCTCTTAACATATACATTAGAT GGGACATGTTTTGAACAGAGCTTAAACTTGCCTAACCTGAAGCTGTGGATCACTGGATCACTTCTAAACCAAGGTTTTGAATTCATCAAGCCATTCAATTGA
- the LOC106356611 gene encoding zinc finger protein ZAT5-like, producing the protein MMGQDHEVGSDQTQIIKGKRTKRQRSSSSTFLVAAAAPTITSTSSSAGGERTASEEYNSVVSSPVTTTDCTEEEEDMAICLIMLARGAAPSPPLPDLKNSTKTDKNLYQKNSSFYVYECKTCNRTFPSFQALGGHRASHKKPRASIDEKAKVPLTQLKSSASEEGQKGHFKVSGPALASKASNIIISKANKVHECSICGSEFTSGQALGGHMRRHRTVTNVVSSPVTAAEVSRNSTDEETENLSRSMEQRKYLPLDLNLPAPEDDLRESKFQGIVFSATTPALIDCHY; encoded by the coding sequence ATGATGGGTCAAGATCATGAGGTTGGTAGTGATCAGACGCAAATCATTAAGGGGAAGCGTACGAAGCGGCAGAGATCATCCTCTTCGACGTTTTTGGTGGCGGCGGCGGCCCCCACAATCACCTCCACAAGTTCATCTGCCGGCGGAGAAAGAACAGCTTCAGAAGAATACAACTCGGTAGTTTCGTCTCCGGTTACTACAACTGATTGtacagaagaagaggaagacatGGCGATTTGTCTCATCATGCTTGCACGTGGAGCTGCTCCATCGCCGCCGCTGCCGGATCTCAAGAATTCTACCAAAACTGACAAAAATCTTTATCAGAAGAattctagtttctatgtctaCGAGTGTAAAACATGTAACCGGACGTTCCCGTCGTTCCAAGCTCTTGGTGGACACAGGGCGAGCCACAAGAAGCCGAGAGCGTCGATAGACGAAAAAGCTAAAGTACCCCTTACGCAGCTCAAGTCTAGTGCATCAGAGGAAGGGCAAAAAGGTCATTTTAAAGTTTCCGGCCCAGCCCTTGCTTCAAAGGCAAGTAACATCATCATCAGCAAAGCAAACAAAGTACACGAGTGTTCGATCTGTGGTTCTGAGTTCACTTCGGGCCAAGCACTCGGAGGCCACATGAGGCGGCACAGGACAGTTACCAACGTGGTTAGCAGCCCGGTCACTGCAGCAGAAGTGAGCAGAAACAGTACAGATGAAGAGACTGAGAATTTGAGCCGTTCGATGGAACAGAGAAAATATCTACCGTTGGATCTTAATCTACCGGCACCAGAAGATGATCTAAGAGAATCAAAGTTTCAAGGGATAGTGTTCTCAGCAACCACACCAGCGTTAATAGATTGCCATTACTAG
- the LOC106355418 gene encoding alpha carbonic anhydrase 2-like, with protein MDKSSIQCFLFILLTIIVTFISCSNAQREVEDESEFSYEQNVENGPEKWGKLKPEWKMCGKGEMQSPIDLMNERVRIVSHLGRLTRNYKPCNASLKNRGHDMMLRFEERPGSIKINGIEYQLLQLHWHSPSEHTINGRRFALELHMVHESINGSMAVVTVLYKIGRSDSFLTLLENKLSAMTDQNEAEFNIGMIDPKEIKIGSRKYYRYVGSLTTPPCTQNITWTVVKKVRTVARNQVRLLRVAVHDDSNTNARPVQPTNKRVVKLYRPRSY; from the exons ATGGATAAATCATCAATCCAGTGCTTTTTATTCATACTTCTCACCATCATTGTCACTTTTATTTCATGTTCAAATGCTCAAAGAGAAGTTG AGGATGAAAGTGAATTTAGCTACGAGCAGAACGTAGAGAACGGGCCGGAGAAATGGGGGAAACTGAAACCGGAATGGAAAATGTGCGGAAAAGGAGAGATGCAATCTCCCATTGATCTTATGAACGAAAGAGTTAGAATTGTTTCTCATCTTGGAAGGCTTACTAGAAACTACAAACCTTGCAATGCCTCTCTCAAAAATAGAGGCCATGACATGATg CTGAGATTTGAAGAAAGGCCAGGAAGTATTAAGATCAATGGTATTGAATATCAACTCCTACAGCTTCATTGGCATTCTCCCTCTGAACATACGATCAATGGAAGAAG GTTTGCTCTGGAACTACATATGGTTCATGAAAGCATTAACGGAAGTATGGCTGTAGTCACAGTGCTTTACAAAATTGGAAGATCAGACTCGTTTCTCACCTTG TTGGAAAATAAATTGTCGGCGATGACAGATCAAAATGAGGCAGAGTTTAATATAGGAATGATTGATCCAAAGGAGATTAAGATAGGGAGcagaaaatattatagatatgTTGGATCACTTACCACTCCTCCGTGTACCCAAAATATCACTTGGACCGTCGTCAAAAAG GTAAGGACCGTGGCGAGAAACCAAGTGAGACTACTCCGAGTGGCTGTTCATGAT gATTCAAATACAAACGCAAGGCCGGTTCAACCTACAAATAAGCGCGTGGTGAAATTATACAGACCAAGATCTTACTGA